From the Leptospira terpstrae serovar Hualin str. LT 11-33 = ATCC 700639 genome, the window CGAAAGCGATTTTGATTCTTTGTCGGACATAGAGCCTCTTTATTCGTTTGGGAATTTCCGACCATTTTCCCGAATTTTTTAAAGAGACTCAAATGTTTTTGATAGATAAGGGAAAAAAATTTAAGAAATCGATGTTCTGATCTTCGAAATGTAATCTGCCAATGCAGAAACGACCTTGGAACGATCCGAACCGTTTTCTTCGATGATCCTTTGGATGGCAGAACCGATGATGATCCCATCTGCATACTGCGAAATTTGGTTCGCTTGGTCCGGGGTAGAGATTCCAAATCCAGCGCAAATGGGTAATTGGATGGTTTCTTTCAAAAACCGGATCCGTTCCTTCAAATCCAATGAGAACTCACGTCTTTCACCAGTAACACCAAAAGAGGTAACGTAATAGATGAAACCAGAGGATGTTTTTGCAAGGGCTTGGATTCTTTTTTTCTCGGATGCCGGTGTCACCAAATGGATCAAATCCATATCGCGAACTTTAAGCTCTCGAAACAAGGTTTCGCTTTCCGCAGTATCAAATGGCAAATCAGGAATCACAAGTCCAACAATGCCAGATTCCTTTGCCCGATCTAAAAATTTCGTAATCCCACAATGGTAAATGGGATTGAAATAAGTAAGATAGACTAGAGGGGTTTCTGGTTTGTGGTCATGAATGGCTTTTGTAACACGAAAGATTTCATCGAAGGAAAAGGAATTTTTTAAGGAACGAGCCACAGCCCTTTGGATGACTGGCCCATCGGCAACCGGATCCGAAAAAGGAATCCCAAGTTCCAAAATATCGGCTCCGTTGTCTAAAATGGTTTTTCCGAATTCGATAGAATCATTATAATTTGGATCCCCTAAAGTAAAATAGGGGATGAACGCGGACTTAAATTTAGCACTATCGAATAACGATTTTATTTTACTCATTTACTTCTTTCACCTAATAACCGCAAAACTTCCGTTACGTCCTTGTCACCTCGACCAGAAAGACAAATGATTAAATCTTTTTTCTTTCCAAGATCACGAGCAACATCCCTTGCTACATGAAAGGCATGAGCCGTTTCCAATGCAGGGATAATTCCTTCAATACGAGATACTTCCAAAAAGCAGTCTAACGCTTGTTCGTCTGTCACCATACGGTAGTCAACTCTTCCTGTTTGAGAAAGAAAGGCATGTTCAGGCCCCACTCCCGGATAATCAAGACCCGCAGAAACAGAATGGGCAGGAACAATTTGACCAAATTCATCTTGGATGATTAAGGTTTTTGTTCCGTGTAAAAATCCCGTTTTGCCATAGGTTAAAGTTGCAGAGTGTTCTCCTGGTTTTGGACCAAGTCCCCCAGCTTCGGCTCCGTAAATGGCAACCTGTTTGTCTTTAAGGAAGGCGTGAAACATTCCAATGGCATTGGATCCTCCACCCACACAGGCAACAATTGCACTTGGAAGTTTTTTATTTTCTTTCTTAAATTGTGACTTCGCTTCCTTTCCAATGACCGCCTGTAAATCACGCACAATTGTGGGGAACGGGTGAGGACCAATGGCGGAACCGACAATATAATGTGTAGTTGAAACATTGAGTGCCCAGTCTCTCATAGCTTCACTTGTTGCTTCTTTGAGGGTGGCTTCTCCCGCAGTTACAGGAAGAATCTTTGCACCTAACATCTCAATTTTTTTGGCATTGAGATTTTGTCTTTGGACATCCACGGCACCCATATAAACAACCGTTTCCATTCCGAACATAGCACCCACAGTGGCAGTCGCAAGTCCGTGTTGTCCGGCACCTGTTTCCGCTATGATTCTTTTTTTACCCATAAACCTTGCAATAAGAGCCTGTCCTATCGCATTATTAATTTTATGAGCACCAGTATGATTTAGATCTTCGCGTTTTAGCCAGATACGAGCACCTCCCCAATGTTTGGTGAGACGTTCGGCATAGGTAAGCGGACTAGGTCTTCCGACATAGTTCCGTAAATAGTATTCGAGTTCTTTTTTGAACTTCTTACTTTTCTTTAACTTTTGATAGGTGGATTCAAGCTCTTCTAATGCTTCCGTTAAAATTTCAGGAGAGTAACGGCCACCG encodes:
- the trpB gene encoding tryptophan synthase subunit beta, translating into MGKNLPGYFGEFGGRYSPEILTEALEELESTYQKLKKSKKFKKELEYYLRNYVGRPSPLTYAERLTKHWGGARIWLKREDLNHTGAHKINNAIGQALIARFMGKKRIIAETGAGQHGLATATVGAMFGMETVVYMGAVDVQRQNLNAKKIEMLGAKILPVTAGEATLKEATSEAMRDWALNVSTTHYIVGSAIGPHPFPTIVRDLQAVIGKEAKSQFKKENKKLPSAIVACVGGGSNAIGMFHAFLKDKQVAIYGAEAGGLGPKPGEHSATLTYGKTGFLHGTKTLIIQDEFGQIVPAHSVSAGLDYPGVGPEHAFLSQTGRVDYRMVTDEQALDCFLEVSRIEGIIPALETAHAFHVARDVARDLGKKKDLIICLSGRGDKDVTEVLRLLGERSK
- the trpA gene encoding tryptophan synthase subunit alpha gives rise to the protein MSKIKSLFDSAKFKSAFIPYFTLGDPNYNDSIEFGKTILDNGADILELGIPFSDPVADGPVIQRAVARSLKNSFSFDEIFRVTKAIHDHKPETPLVYLTYFNPIYHCGITKFLDRAKESGIVGLVIPDLPFDTAESETLFRELKVRDMDLIHLVTPASEKKRIQALAKTSSGFIYYVTSFGVTGERREFSLDLKERIRFLKETIQLPICAGFGISTPDQANQISQYADGIIIGSAIQRIIEENGSDRSKVVSALADYISKIRTSIS